The Bacillus carboniphilus genome contains a region encoding:
- a CDS encoding glycosyltransferase family 4 protein, whose translation MKVAIFTDTYAPEVNGVAKTLKRFTDHLSKRGHLFKVFAPTPETKEPLSSNHIHHFTSFPFIFYPECRFAFPNMLSVKSQLQKFNPDIIHVATPSSVGLCGLHYAKKLNYPLVGSYHTNFDQYLEYYDLQIFSKILWKYMHWFHQPLEKIFVPSLSTKELLLSQDFQNIHIWSRGVNTHSFHPSKNKKQQLKDRYHIKQPYLLTYVGRLAPEKDIKTLLSIMKKLSSRSDVHWLIVGDGPSKSFLQERSPSNVTFTGYLSGEELAMAYASSDTFVFPSSTETFGNVVLESLASGTAVVTANAGGVKSIIQNRKTGVLCEPKETEDFTNAINMLLDHPSLRKQMEKEARNYALTQEWEQILDNLIDEYFEVINQKKIIKYA comes from the coding sequence ATGAAAGTTGCTATTTTTACTGACACTTATGCTCCTGAAGTAAATGGAGTAGCAAAAACATTAAAACGTTTTACTGATCACCTATCAAAAAGAGGACACCTTTTCAAAGTATTTGCACCTACACCCGAAACAAAGGAACCGTTAAGCTCAAACCATATTCATCATTTTACTAGCTTTCCTTTTATCTTTTATCCAGAGTGCCGTTTTGCTTTTCCTAATATGCTATCCGTAAAATCACAATTGCAAAAGTTCAATCCTGATATTATTCACGTAGCTACACCATCCAGTGTTGGTCTATGTGGGCTTCACTATGCAAAAAAATTAAATTATCCTCTAGTGGGTTCCTATCACACGAATTTTGATCAGTACCTTGAGTATTACGACTTACAAATTTTCTCTAAAATTTTATGGAAGTATATGCACTGGTTCCATCAACCTCTTGAAAAAATTTTTGTTCCTTCTCTATCTACGAAAGAACTCCTCCTAAGTCAAGATTTTCAAAACATTCACATTTGGTCTCGAGGCGTAAATACACATTCTTTTCACCCTTCAAAAAATAAAAAACAGCAGTTGAAAGACCGCTATCACATTAAACAACCTTATTTACTTACGTATGTAGGTCGACTAGCGCCAGAAAAAGATATCAAGACTTTATTATCAATTATGAAAAAACTTTCCTCTAGAAGCGATGTTCATTGGCTCATAGTTGGTGACGGACCATCAAAATCCTTTCTACAGGAACGTTCTCCAAGTAATGTAACCTTTACAGGGTATCTTTCAGGTGAAGAATTAGCTATGGCGTATGCTAGCTCAGATACTTTTGTCTTTCCTTCTTCAACTGAAACCTTTGGAAATGTTGTATTAGAATCGTTAGCATCTGGTACTGCAGTTGTGACTGCAAATGCTGGAGGGGTGAAAAGCATTATTCAAAATAGAAAAACAGGAGTATTATGTGAACCAAAAGAGACTGAGGATTTTACAAATGCTATTAATATGTTATTAGATCACCCTTCTTTAAGGAAACAAATGGAAAAAGAGGCTCGTAACTATGCTTTGACCCAAGAATGGGAGCAAATATTAGATAACTTAATTGATGAATATTTCGAAGTGATTAATCAGAAAAAAATAATCAAATATGCATAA